The following are encoded in a window of Verrucomicrobiota bacterium genomic DNA:
- a CDS encoding N-acetylgalactosamine-6-sulfatase, whose amino-acid sequence MKQVLVLLAATLTPFLVHAAPAKPNVVIMLVDDMGIMDTSVPFLTDDAGKPKRYPLNDYY is encoded by the coding sequence ATGAAACAAGTGCTTGTCCTCCTCGCGGCCACACTCACACCGTTCCTCGTCCACGCCGCGCCCGCCAAACCCAACGTCGTCATCATGCTCGTGGATGACATGGGCATCATGGACACGTCGGTGCCGTTCCTCACCGATGACGCCGGCAAGCCGAAGCGCTATCCCCTCAACGACTACTACC
- a CDS encoding metallophosphoesterase: protein MKRITRRSALKSTAAGLGALALARSPLAAQNAPQPFGGEFPNLESLTTGEWWAKPSAPKTAPKSNKPKASPPAPPPPMDVPREQVVAFALYTHQHGVLKLTAQLFPLKPGEPRVARLELQRGGKWAEAARAEVLYPGWDAHFRIEKWDNTQDVPYRVRHGDRAVFDGLIRRDPVDKEEIIVANMSCNSSRTVGERAEIVASLKHHNPDLLFFGGDQTYRHTEHTAGWIEFGLQFRDVMRDRPTVSIPDDHDVGHGNVWGEGGKRSTISGDADGGYRYPVAYVNQVHRQQAWSLPDPVDPAPIDRGVTVHFTRLTVGGVDFAIIEDRKFKTGPAGKIPQMGPRPDHINDPKYDPKTIDLPGLQLLGARQERFLADWSADWTGAEMKCVLSQTAFCGAVHMHGGRQSRLLADLDCNGWPQTPRNRALELIRRAWAVHLCGDQHLAVVVKHGIHEFGDGPYGFTSPALVNTIYGRWWHPLDEKPGPNPVPNSPLPWTGDFKDGLGNRLSMLAYANPENIADEKQRADGYGLARFNKRTRMITFECWPRFSDPRQGNAAQFPGWPITVAMDANDGRKVVGYLPELVFAGGANPVLQVIEEQTGEVLYTVRAQGGRFQPRVYRAGRHTVKIGRSKPTGQTLAGLEPKPKTAAGQRAVTL from the coding sequence ATGAAACGCATCACCCGCCGCTCCGCCTTGAAGTCCACCGCCGCCGGCCTGGGCGCGTTGGCCCTCGCCCGCTCCCCGCTCGCCGCGCAAAACGCCCCGCAGCCCTTCGGCGGGGAGTTTCCCAATCTGGAATCCCTCACCACCGGCGAGTGGTGGGCCAAGCCCAGCGCACCCAAGACGGCGCCCAAGAGCAACAAGCCCAAGGCCAGCCCGCCCGCCCCGCCGCCGCCGATGGACGTGCCGCGCGAGCAGGTCGTCGCCTTCGCGCTCTACACCCATCAGCACGGCGTGCTCAAGCTCACCGCCCAGCTCTTCCCGCTCAAACCCGGCGAACCCCGCGTCGCCCGGCTCGAATTGCAGCGCGGCGGGAAGTGGGCGGAGGCCGCGCGTGCCGAGGTGCTTTACCCCGGCTGGGACGCGCACTTTCGCATCGAGAAGTGGGACAACACGCAGGACGTGCCCTACCGTGTGCGCCACGGGGACCGCGCCGTGTTCGATGGGCTCATCCGCCGCGACCCGGTGGACAAGGAGGAGATCATCGTGGCGAACATGTCCTGCAACTCCAGCCGCACCGTCGGCGAGCGGGCGGAGATTGTCGCCAGCCTCAAACACCACAACCCGGACCTGCTGTTCTTCGGCGGCGACCAGACGTATCGCCACACGGAGCACACGGCGGGTTGGATCGAGTTCGGTCTCCAGTTCCGCGACGTGATGCGCGACCGCCCGACGGTGTCCATCCCCGACGACCACGATGTCGGGCACGGCAACGTGTGGGGCGAGGGCGGCAAGCGCTCGACCATTTCCGGCGATGCCGACGGCGGCTACCGCTACCCCGTCGCCTACGTGAACCAGGTGCATCGCCAGCAAGCTTGGAGCCTGCCCGACCCCGTGGACCCCGCGCCCATTGACCGCGGCGTGACCGTCCACTTCACCCGGCTCACCGTGGGTGGCGTGGACTTCGCCATCATCGAAGACCGCAAGTTCAAGACCGGCCCCGCCGGAAAAATCCCGCAGATGGGCCCGCGCCCCGACCATATCAACGACCCGAAATACGATCCCAAGACCATTGACCTGCCGGGCTTGCAACTGCTCGGCGCGCGACAGGAGCGATTCCTCGCCGACTGGTCCGCTGATTGGACCGGCGCGGAAATGAAATGCGTCTTGTCGCAGACCGCCTTCTGCGGCGCGGTGCACATGCACGGCGGGCGCCAGAGCCGATTGCTCGCGGACCTCGATTGCAACGGCTGGCCGCAAACGCCCCGCAACCGCGCGCTCGAACTCATCCGCCGCGCGTGGGCCGTCCATCTCTGCGGCGACCAGCATCTCGCCGTCGTGGTGAAGCACGGCATCCACGAGTTTGGCGATGGGCCCTACGGCTTCACCAGCCCCGCGCTCGTGAACACGATTTACGGCCGTTGGTGGCATCCGCTGGATGAAAAGCCCGGCCCGAACCCGGTGCCGAACAGCCCGCTGCCGTGGACCGGTGACTTCAAGGATGGCCTCGGCAACCGCCTCTCGATGCTGGCTTATGCCAACCCCGAGAACATTGCCGACGAAAAGCAACGCGCCGATGGCTACGGCCTGGCGCGCTTCAACAAACGCACGCGCATGATCACCTTCGAATGCTGGCCGCGCTTCAGCGACCCGCGGCAAGGCAACGCCGCGCAGTTTCCCGGCTGGCCCATCACGGTGGCGATGGACGCGAACGACGGCCGCAAAGTCGTCGGCTACCTGCCCGAACTCGTCTTCGCTGGCGGGGCGAATCCCGTCTTGCAAGTCATCGAGGAGCAGACCGGTGAAGTGCTCTACACGGTGCGCGCGCAGGGTGGACGCTTCCAGCCGCGTGTTTACCGCGCGGGCAGGCACACCGTGAAAATCGGCCGCAGCAAACCCACCGGGCAAACCCTCGCCGGCCTCGAGCCCAAACCCAAAACTGCCGCCGGTCAGCGTGCGGTGACTCTCTGA
- a CDS encoding sulfatase, whose protein sequence is MERLAALLLALFGIADATHAAAPPNVVLILADDLGYADLGCFGAKDIRTPHLDRLAAQGTRFTSFYVAQAVCTASRAALMSGCYPNRIGLAGALNHTSRNGIHPDEWLLPELLKARGYATSCIGKWHLGTVPSLRATRHGFDEWFGIPYSNDNSKYHPVLAAEMPPLPLHDGDRVVELDADQSRFTRRFTERAVRFIESNAKRPFFLYLPHVMPHVPVFASEKFKGRSKRGLYGDAVEELDWSAGEILAALDRLKLADNTIVIFFSDNGAWLSYGEHAGANTPLREGKLTAFEGGVRSPLLVRWPGKVPAGRVSDAPWMSIDWLPTLAELAGGKPPVLRIDGVSAKPLLLGEPGAKPPHEALFFYAGDELHAVRSGEWKLHFPHPYLTTAGAPGRDGKPSNWGKGAPRSIKDSSMDAIASRHGQRVERLELSLFNLTTDPGETKNLAVQQPEVVAQLTKLAVPMRADLGDSLTGVKGTGRRAAGTEPAN, encoded by the coding sequence ATGGAGCGACTGGCTGCACTGCTGCTTGCCTTGTTCGGTATCGCGGACGCCACTCACGCTGCCGCGCCGCCGAACGTCGTTCTCATCCTCGCTGACGACCTTGGCTACGCGGACCTGGGCTGCTTCGGCGCGAAGGACATCCGCACGCCCCACTTGGATCGGCTCGCCGCGCAGGGGACGCGCTTCACGAGTTTCTACGTCGCGCAGGCAGTCTGCACCGCGAGCCGCGCGGCGTTGATGAGCGGCTGCTACCCGAATCGCATCGGCCTCGCGGGCGCGCTCAATCACACCAGCCGCAACGGCATTCACCCCGACGAATGGCTGCTGCCCGAGCTGCTCAAGGCGCGCGGCTACGCGACCAGCTGCATCGGCAAATGGCACCTCGGCACCGTGCCCAGCCTGCGCGCGACGCGCCACGGCTTCGACGAATGGTTCGGCATCCCCTACTCGAACGACAACTCGAAGTATCACCCCGTGCTCGCCGCCGAGATGCCGCCGCTACCGCTGCACGACGGCGACAGGGTCGTGGAGCTCGACGCGGACCAAAGCCGGTTCACGCGGCGCTTCACCGAACGGGCGGTGCGCTTCATCGAGAGCAACGCCAAGCGGCCGTTCTTCCTCTACCTGCCGCACGTCATGCCGCATGTGCCGGTCTTCGCGTCCGAGAAGTTCAAGGGCCGCTCGAAGCGCGGCCTGTATGGCGACGCGGTGGAGGAACTCGACTGGTCCGCAGGTGAAATCCTCGCCGCGCTCGACCGCCTCAAGCTCGCGGACAACACGATCGTGATTTTCTTTTCCGACAACGGCGCATGGTTGAGCTACGGCGAGCACGCGGGAGCGAACACGCCGTTGCGCGAGGGCAAACTGACGGCGTTCGAGGGCGGTGTGCGCTCGCCGCTGCTCGTGCGCTGGCCCGGCAAAGTCCCGGCGGGCCGCGTGAGCGACGCGCCATGGATGTCCATCGACTGGCTGCCGACGCTGGCGGAACTCGCCGGCGGCAAACCGCCCGTGCTCAGGATTGACGGCGTGAGTGCGAAGCCGCTGCTGCTCGGCGAGCCGGGGGCGAAGCCGCCGCACGAGGCGCTGTTTTTTTACGCCGGTGATGAGTTGCACGCCGTCCGCAGCGGCGAGTGGAAGCTGCATTTCCCGCATCCGTATCTCACGACGGCGGGCGCGCCGGGCCGCGACGGCAAACCCTCGAACTGGGGCAAGGGCGCGCCGCGCTCCATCAAGGATTCGAGCATGGACGCCATTGCGAGCCGGCACGGGCAGCGCGTCGAGCGGCTGGAGCTGTCGCTCTTCAACCTCACCACCGACCCCGGCGAGACGAAGAACCTCGCGGTGCAGCAACCGGAGGTGGTCGCGCAACTCACGAAGCTCGCCGTGCCGATGCGCGCGGACTTGGGCGATTCGCTCACGGGCGTCAAGGGCACGGGCCGGCGCGCCGCCGGGACTGAGCCGGCGAACTGA
- a CDS encoding LamG domain-containing protein yields MKHRFLTGSLIAVSILASAGLAQTAALNQALTFHASFDKGFDADFSRGDKAAVVRGKQGPVPLAANEELKLVPDGRFGGGLHFTKKGSTQPRFKGAGVLGYNDKSWSASVSVWLRLDPDKDLAPGYCDPVQIVGDDTKKGFIFLEWSKDETPREFRFAIRPLEQIWNPNKLDWAKMTDAQRPAVNLKRAPFSREQWTHAVFTLENVNDKARKPVGRLYLNAQLMGSIENWDLTLGWNPDAVALVLGAAYVGHLDDLAVFNRALTAAEVKTLNGLKTGARELHP; encoded by the coding sequence ATGAAACACCGCTTCCTCACAGGTTCGCTCATCGCCGTTTCGATCCTGGCGTCCGCAGGATTGGCGCAAACCGCTGCCTTGAATCAGGCGCTCACGTTTCACGCGTCCTTCGACAAGGGCTTCGACGCCGACTTCTCGCGCGGGGACAAGGCCGCCGTCGTGCGCGGCAAGCAGGGCCCGGTGCCGCTTGCGGCGAACGAAGAGTTGAAGCTCGTGCCCGACGGGCGCTTCGGCGGCGGGCTGCACTTCACGAAGAAAGGCTCCACGCAGCCGCGCTTCAAGGGCGCGGGTGTGCTCGGCTACAACGACAAGAGCTGGAGCGCGTCCGTCTCCGTCTGGCTGCGGCTGGACCCGGACAAGGACCTGGCCCCGGGCTATTGCGACCCGGTGCAAATCGTCGGGGACGACACGAAGAAGGGCTTCATCTTCCTTGAATGGTCGAAGGACGAGACGCCGCGCGAGTTCCGCTTCGCCATCCGGCCGCTGGAGCAGATTTGGAATCCCAACAAGCTCGACTGGGCGAAGATGACCGACGCCCAGCGGCCGGCGGTGAATCTGAAGCGCGCACCGTTCTCCCGCGAGCAGTGGACGCACGCGGTCTTCACGCTGGAGAACGTGAACGACAAGGCAAGGAAGCCGGTGGGCCGCCTCTACTTGAACGCCCAGCTCATGGGCAGCATCGAGAACTGGGACCTCACGCTCGGCTGGAACCCGGATGCCGTGGCGCTGGTGCTCGGCGCGGCTTACGTCGGGCATCTCGACGACCTCGCCGTGTTCAACCGCGCGCTCACCGCCGCCGAGGTGAAGACGCTCAACGGGCTGAAGACCGGGGCGCGCGAGCTCCATCCCTAG